In the genome of Caenorhabditis elegans chromosome IV, the window ctaatggggttattcaagtaatgttgcaaaatgtattaaaatacatttatgacgtcacaactgtattaaaacACATATTTTTACGTGTTTTATTACAGTTATGacctaatttttctacactttttaattttccgacactacttgaataaccccataaatgaaaactaatttttatttagtaTATGAAGGCAcactgtttaaaaatataattcagtGTGAAggtaatattttttacaacGCTTTTATTGTTGTTTCCTTATTATATACTATCTGAAATTTAGTACATTGAATCATCAACTATTTATTATCAACGAATAATCATCAACAACATGCAGAAATCAGTGTATATGTATGTACTTGCAATAATTTCAGCAATACAGTTTTATTAcccatattaaaaaaacaaccaatagagcaaaatgaaaagatcacgtaaaaaaaattagctcatATTTAGTAGGTAACTATTCGAAATTAAAGTatgtattttattcaattttcaaaaaggataTTACATAAACTCTTCTCTTGATACATTCAAACTAGACATTTCACATGGGTTGAGGCGTACAACGGACGCCTCGTGACCGGCTCGCTTTCTAGTGtgatattttagaatttaatataatttaatttattacgctcTCTTGCAGACATGACgaagacaaaaaaatgcggtGCTCacatttgtttaaattttcaaatatgtatATATTGTTGTGATTTctacaatttaattttcagtttacacTCTTTCGAAGGTGTTTTCTAGCCAAGTAGGATAGGATTGTTGAGCGAAATACCAAATGGAATTTATAATCCAAACAATTGAAAGCAAATACAGTTGTAGATTATTTCATTCACTTTATGGCACTCTGAAACGAATGAATAAATAATGTAGCCCCTAttaaaacacacacacaccgatttttttattaattttttattaatatttttatttgttctaGTGAACCTTTCCGCCATCAGTTCTTAAGTTTTTTACGAAGTTGTCAAACacagttttttcttgttcaaacAAAACGAATGGCACAATTGTGACAATAACAAAGTGTATTTGATTTTgacgggttacggtagccacGCTGACAATGTTCACGTTTGTTCGTTGATTTCTAGTCGAACCGTTTATTGGTCGAAGTtatcgtttttaaattgaaattcaattatttttgaaacagtgagagaaaaaagatgatCCCGAtatgagaaaaacaattatttacaTGGTCAAATTGAAACATGATTATTCATGAATAAGTAAAAGGGCGGAGCTTAATTGCATTCCATTGGGCACACTTTCTTCTCCTTTGGCGACTTATCGTTACGGGTGAGTTGTCCGTTTTCGATTTTGCCAGACTTGacgaactgaaaaaattttacatttgaaGAACTTTTAGTAAAGCTACAAAAAATGCCTTACCCTCCATTTTTGGCACGATTGAAGGCTTCTTCCATTGAATTGAATTGGAATTTGAACGACAGCACTCATTGTCTTATCCTCTGGGAAATAGTTTAGTGCTTGAGTGGATACTGAAGCAGTGTTTGTTCCAGATTGAGTGAAAGTTGGTGGTCCGTGTTGAGTGGTTGATCCTGTACGGACAGTAACTTGATTGTTGGACACCATGAAGAAGACTCCGACAAAGTTGTTCTGGAATgtgaatttgttcaaatttattttggatATCTAGGATAAACTGCATTAGATGTTGTCAATTTTCTTACCTTATCATCTCCAAACCCAACTCCAGTCCATTCgttatttttaatatcagtGTTCATGAATTGCATATTAATCGAATTATTAGCGAATCGCCAGTAAACTTCAAAATCGGAACTGTCGTATTTGCATGTTTTGGCGGATGCAAAGGCAAAAAGAAGAGCCGAAAGAACAGCAATGGATcggaacatttttcgaatgtGAGAGTTTCAAATGGATGTACTGTCTGTTTCAACTCATCATGTGCTCCCTTTTATACTCGGTCATCACAGTGTTTACCATCGTGGTTTTTGTGTATCTGGGTACGAGAGTTTGTAGTCCAACAATGTGCcaagtgtatgtgtgtgtcTACTTGCTCTGGTATTTTCGGTGGCAAACTTTAAGATgtaaaagaaaatagaaaaaaaagttacacatgGTTTTGTAGGGGAAACGCTTGAGAAAGGATTTACAAATAATCCATGGCAATCAGTTaatcaaatatatttcaagAAGCTCATCAGTAGTATTATCTTTGACCCTCCTTATCTACTTTTAGTACAGCATGTTTGTACCGATATGGATGGTTTGGTgatctcaatttttgccgTCTTCTTTTGTTCTGATTCAAAATAGAGTCTGAATTAATGTTTAAACTACGATTTCTCGCtagaaaatcaatcaaaaactttccGTAAAACTATacattgaattattttattccctttcaaaaaatttattacttgtaaatatttttgaaccacgtgaaacttttaattaaaaaaaacagtgtttCTTCCTACTGAAAACTGTGTTTATTGCTATAGGGGTTCAAGTTTCCATAATATTTGGCATAGGTGTTTGAGCTCTACAGACAAAGCTTTTAAAGCAAAACTCGGctcataaaatttattaatggTTTTGATTTGACAGTTAATTAACAATTTAATTAATGAATTCAATGTGAAAATGTTAGTAATGTTTTTATAGTGCTTTATTTGAATTGATTCTTTGGATCCTTTCAGCAGTACATTTTGCAGCACAGACGTCCtgtaataaatatttcatgaaaaaatttgagatacGAAGCAAATTACCAAGGATTTCGACATTACTCTTTTCCAGTTCAATCAAACAAAGGAACAGATATTTGTTTCGGAAAAACCAACTGCGAACGAGGAACGAGGGAAAAGTAATAAGAagtgatttttgagagaacAATAACGTTTTCTTTAGGAATTagcaaaattcataaaatcagAATTGAATGTTGTTGGAACGTAAGATTAGAAAGTTCTACTACTTCTTCAAACATGCTCAAGGTTTATAGGGACCACAACAATTCTAGTGAGTGACGGATTTTGCAGGTTCACATGTATTTATAAGGCCCTCTCAGCACTCATCCGTTTTAATATTTATGAGTTTTCACGCTCttattttttgaggaaaacgaaaaataagtGTTCCGTCAAAACacggaaaaaaggaaaatccgCAGCTTTAATTTGGTTGACATAGCGGCCAATTGATGacgaatttcagaaaaaagtaagTTATGTACAACATTAAATCTTCTCGAAATATTCTCCACCAAccttgatgaaaaaaattttgccatgatgtttcttgaattttccgtTGCTTAAGCTTCCTCCCGGTACAACCATCCAATTCAAACACTGATCCAATGAGAAGTTTCTTGGACCAGCTGGACCCAAAGGTCGGCTCACTGTAACTTTCAGCTTGTTCCCGGTGATTTGGACATCATTAACTGTCACATAAGAAACATCATCCACCACgactttcttcttttttggtgTATATCCAGAATTTGTTGTTATCACATTGTCTTCTCTACGGGAAAATATAATCGATTCCAGGTTGTTCTGGAGGAAGTTTATTAACGTTGTTTGGGGATAATATAATGAACTTCTCTGTATTATtctgactttttaaaaaaaaaatacactgaatttatttttaataaaattgagtACAACTAACCATTCCAGGTCCATCTCCAAAAGCTATCGAAGTCCATCTATTTTCAGTTAGATTATTGTGCTCgaaatgaatttgaattttattgtttttaacaTTCCAGTTCATCGAAACaagttcatttttgaaatcacaagtgacagaagaagaagatggaatAAAAACGAATGCAAATACTATTGCCAAAACGAACATTTTGTAATGAAGAAAGAAAATGACAGACGTCAATTTATAGGTCAACGGAATCGTCTACAGAAAGTTTGCACGGAAAGAAAgctaaacaaattttgataaacaaATGATGAGATATTGCCAGTTTTTGCAGATTGAATGTTTAGAAACTTGATATTTCTCTTCAAATAGTCATATACCTATTTTGTTTGTGTGTCCAGAATGCAAAGAACgccaacatttgaaaattagagttagttttgaaaatgcggcacaattttttacaagaacTAATGAGATGAACTTGTTTGTGTGTccagaaataacaaaaatgatGTCATATATATGcctgaaattcagtttttttgattgaactggaagcttctggcacctagaaaaattttgtaattaaattctgaaagcgcttaaaatttgaaacaagtccccgaagaaacattttcaagagagtaaaatattctgtgaagccaaaaagtaaaatatactgtgaagccagatagtaaaatatactgtgaagccagagagtaaaatatactgtgaagctaGAGAGTAAATTATACTGTGAAGCTAGAGAGTAAattatactgtgaagccagagagtaaaatatactgtgaagccagagagtaaattattctgcgaagccagagagtaaattattctgtgaagcaagagagtaaattatactgtgaagccagagagtacaATATaatgtgaagccagagagtaaattattctgtgaagccagagagtaaattattctgcgaagccagagagtaaattattctgtgaagcaagagagtaaattattctgtgaagccagagagtaaattatactgtgaagccagagagtaaaatatactgtgaagctagagagtaaattattctgcgaagccagagagtaaattattctgcgaagccagagagtaaaatatactgtgaagccagagagtaaattattctgtgaagcaagagagtaaattattctgtgaagccagagagtgaattatactgtgaagccagatagtaaaatattctgtgaagccagagagtaaaatatactgtgaagccagagagtaaattattctgcgaagccagagagtaaattattctgtgaagccagagagtaaattattctgcgaagccagagagtaaattattctgtgaagccagagagtaaattattctgtgaagccagatgagtaaattattctgtgaagccagagagtaaatcattctgtgaagccagagagtaaattattctgtgaagctagagagtaaattattctgtgaagccagagagtaaattattctgtgaagccagagagta includes:
- the Y73F4A.2 gene encoding DOMON domain-containing protein Y73F4A.2 (Confirmed by transcript evidence), whose product is MFRSIAVLSALLFAFASAKTCKYDSSDFEVYWRFANNSINMQFMNTDIKNNEWTGVGFGDDKNNFVGVFFMVSNNQVTVRTGSTTQHGPPTFTQSGTNTASVSTQALNYFPEDKTMSAVVQIPIQFNGRSLQSCQKWRFVKSGKIENGQLTRNDKSPKEKKVCPMECN
- the Y73F4A.1 gene encoding DOMON domain-containing protein Y73F4A.1 (Confirmed by transcript evidence), with product MFVLAIVFAFVFIPSSSSVTCDFKNELVSMNWNVKNNKIQIHFEHNNLTENRWTSIAFGDGPGMNNLESIIFSRREDNVITTNSGYTPKKKKVVVDDVSYVTVNDVQITGNKLKVTVSRPLGPAGPRNFSLDQCLNWMVVPGGSLSNGKFKKHHGKIFFIKDVCAAKCTAERIQRINSNKAL